In Besnoitia besnoiti strain Bb-Ger1 chromosome IX, whole genome shotgun sequence, a single genomic region encodes these proteins:
- a CDS encoding hypothetical protein (encoded by transcript BESB_012090) — translation MGTVIEWPLADPRSGFMGVEALRFLSSVARMLQVESERKRFAQAALRGASSPSSARRSSSVWSSSQGFSVPLSASHSARPPSPPASCVAATYSPPSASASSATSSCSLPACPPFHSGSADSLASQKPPLALHRFLLLFLRTSLPPSSAAPSGWPSSAFLHADPLLFTSLLALFSERSCEAPGAPVRRRGESTPRMASPKHDKEEAEGSASEAGRVEGRCVSPVRAHAPQAAGGEPAAAAELSFSARWNSQAETPAEGTGSFSSASILLLHPSASSTSRASFAPSDASSASPSPLSAVSRAADVPSAGALATSEARSPDSQETSALAARAAEASSPCYKLYVRGVSRSETAESLLARFSPFGVVVDFQMRGGFGFVTFAAREDAEAARRALHGAPSGCRETKRLEVHWAKTSSVAADVGGDAAPRGAKPGEAADGGGGDFGAHTKDARDTRRTEVEMEAGDTEPSALAAAGSSLSASSARISAKKHHGREPEEATLKETSQERQMLMRRLKYVTKFVRLIHGQDKLLSFLRIIARGDGASVLKEISESFAAAAATLHACQEYVGVDFRKICARVFVPGDGKVPRTAAAVCVQTPPSWKCTSIDPRIVGEGREEAFYGAPVGARIRCFRALSQDFVLRLPAAASPASGASAARESTSCSDAEAQPAAAAVAGAEGPRGEAASAQPAERDADGRELNGVEKEEDVEVVDLCVIVAVHSHAPLQEFFDRLRRAYARRSRHGFLCVSLPCCGSEGFLAQPPVGRFVDGAVLSKCREFVIYYSPSEDSL, via the exons ATGGGGACGGTGATCGAGTGGCCGCTGGCGGATCCCCGCAGCGGGTTCATGggcgtcgaggcgcttcggtttctttcctctgtcgcgcggaTGCTTCAggtggagagcgagaggaagcgatTCGCTCAGGCGGCCTTGcggggcgcctcctccccctcctcggCACGTCGGTCTTCTTCGGTTTGGTCCTCCTCGCAAGGCTTTTCTGTCCCCCTTTCAGCCTCGCATTCAGCCcgcccgccgtctccgcctgcgtcttgCGTTGCTGCGACATActctcctccttccgcgtctgcgtcttcggcgaCTTCCTCCTGCAGCCTCCCTGCGTGTCCCCCCTTTCACTCTGGATCCGCGGACAGCCTTGCCTCGCAAAAaccgcctctcgccctgcatcgcttccttctgctcTTTCTCCGcacgtcgctgccgccctcaAGCGCCGCACCGAGCGGCtggccttcctccgccttcctccacGCCGATCCGCTTCTCTTCacttcgcttctcgcgctctttTCAGAGAGGAGCTGCGAGGCTCCTGGCGCTCCtgtgcgacgccgaggcgaaaGCACGCCTCGAATGGCGAGTCCTAAACACGAtaaagaagaggcggaaggaagcgcgagcgaggcaggccGCGTAGAAGGCAGATGCGTGTCGCCTgtgcgcgcgcacgcgcctcagGCGGCTGGTGGCGaacctgctgctgcggccgaaCTCTCATTCTCTGCGCGTTGGAACTCCCAggcagagacgcccgcggagggAACAGGatctttctcctctgcgtcgatTCTCCTGCTGCATCCTTCCGCATCTTCcacgtctcgcgcgtctttcgcACCCTCTGATGCTTCCTCAGCGTCGCCGTCccccctctccgccgtctctcgcgctgcagacgtcCCTTCGGCTGGCGCGCTAGCGACGTCTGAGGCGCGATCTCCAGACTCCCAGGAGACCTCGGCGCTTGCCGCGCGGGCTGCcgaggcctcgtcgccaTGCTACAAACTCTACG TGCGCGGGGTGAGCCGCAGCGAGACTGCGGAGTCGCTGCTTGCGCGTTTTTCGCCGTTTGGGGTGGTCGTGGACTTCCAGATGCGCGGCGGATTTGGGTTCGTTaccttcgcggcgcgggaggacgcggaggctgcgcggcgggcgctgcacggcgcgccgagcggctgccgcgagacgaagcgccTTGAGGTTCACTGGGCGAAGACTTCCAGCGTGGCGGCGGACgtaggaggcgacgcggcaccccgaggcgcgaagccgggcgaggccgctgacggcggcggaggagacttTGGAGCCCATACTAAAGACGCACGCGACACACGAAGAACGGAAGTGGAAATGGAGGCAGGAGACACAGAACCGAGCGCGCTTGCAGCGGCAGGCTCCTCcctgtctgcctcttctgcgcgcaTATCTGCGAAGAAGCACCACGGGCGAGAGCCTGAAGAGGCGACGCTGAAGGAAACGAGTCAGGAGCGGCAGATGCTCATGAGGCGTCTGAAATACGTCACCAAGTTCGTCAGGCTCATCCACGGCCAGGACAAACTTTTGTCTTTCTTGCGAATC atcgcccgcggcgacggcgcgtctGTGCTCAAGGAGATCTCCGAGTCCtttgcagcagctgcggcaac gcTGCATGCCTGCCAGGAGTATGTCGGCGTTGACTTCCGGAAGAtttgcgcgcgcgtcttcgtgcCAGGAGACGGCAAAGTTCCG cggactGCTGCGGCAGTATGTgtgcagacgccgcccagCTGGAAATGCACTTCTATCGATCCGCGGATAGTTGGCGaggggcgcgaggaagccTTTTACGGGGCACCGGTCGGCGCACGGATTCGCTGCTttcgcgcgctgtcgcaggATTTCgttctgcggctgcctgccgcagcgtcacccgcctccggcgcgtccgctgcgcgcgagtcgaCGTCCTGTTCAGACGCCGAAGCGcagcctgccgcagctgcggtcgctggcgcagaagggccgcgaggcgaagcggccaGCGCGCAGCCAGCGGAGAGGGACGCAGATGGGAGAGAACTGAACGGAgtcgaaaaagaagaagacgtcgAGGTAGTCGACTTGTGCGTCATCGTCGCTGTACATTCGCATGCGCCACTTCAAGAGTTCTTCGatcgtcttcggcgcgcgtatgcgcggcggtcgcgccaCGGCTTCCTCTGTGTCTCCCTTCCCTGCTGCG GCTCGGAGGGCTTTctggcgcagccgcctgtGGGGCGATTCGTGGACGGCGCGGTGCTCTCAAAGTGCCGCGAATTTGTCATCTACTACTCGCCATCCGAAGACAGCCTGTGA
- a CDS encoding hypothetical protein (encoded by transcript BESB_012100), whose amino-acid sequence MAGACPPQQSSHEHAGTESERLSPTSLRSVSPGDFAPCDLSSTAAPPPPSSAFAAFSSFAAEQGSRVSSAELSSAPSTPSSKPRSSCSTVDCAEVTQEEADDGEGDVEPEEDDSGTQDGARGRRSLQQMPCSEAEVYEILAELLNVDVLCCRYMRRQQARRTARERAAEAGGEAGEERRRGGAGDAAESAPAAAPSLLDLTLDFCNLERDSESGEIQYAARPLSRVSSFSSSSSGSLAAASLAAGAQAAQAARVVAGGRGETAWPDEAVSRLLQRLQRGGATRVAAAASLPASSATAGDGGSSPQTPSAPPGAVTRSEALPLPAGLRQRAVAAALLGVVRRSVMRTARAQKVLAICAFLDLAQNLEVQDAFVELLFAAPPLRDAPPAKAYLVSLLKCLYAGAELRQLPLSDSFAEAVFKHVSAYSRSDELDDRPFVSYETLDTRRPPQVFTFRTLLYRNELGLRTWTAGFFLVEYLATYGHQFRCVSCLCADTLSTASSPCAAGAPPCCCSAAPHAECCCGRGDSRARQAEAAREAGTAACAQRRARDVSGTWAGRLLAKLEAAQPRAWRRGGPAAGAQAADAPRALGEGAAEAGGAAAEAGGAAAEAGGARVSVAASSWPAAKCCEAFAPLGVLELGSGLGVTASALCALPPPAESCARPCASPAAAAAAAGCAAGARLAASCVYVSSDYLPSILATCAENLARNGVSIASAFARGGSAGLPEAEKAREPREDGAGAPTAGDGAATGTSEAHREGKVAAEAPNAPVVFLETFDFSDAQRRAGALLTKTQDAMYREGERRKRIFLRHSCASSEATLPPRVSSATSPADAARLDEGESGAAFASLPQGAASSCGAAGAGASPSSPPRPVGRGVARASSLGCSRPASGVLLIVGADLIYDRGLNSLLANALSLLLRAPLPPRAASGSAVSPQALGELKRVCILCSAVRDDATRAHFLQELERHALAHFEVWKANRRVQIGARNF is encoded by the exons ATGGCGGGCGCCTGTCCGCCGCAGCAGTCCAGTCACGAACACGCCGGCACGGAGTCTGAGCGGCTCTCGCCCACCTCCCTCCGCTCTGTCTCGCCTGGGGACTTTGCGCCGTGCGACCTCTCCAgcaccgcggcgcctcctccgccctcgagtgcgttcgcggccttctcttcttttgcGGCCGAGCAAGgcagccgcgtctcctccgcggagctctcctcggcgccctcgacgccctcctcgaagccgcgcagctcctgcagcaCCGTCGACTGCGCGGAGGtcacgcaggaggaggcggacgacggcgaaggcgatgtcgagccggaggaggacgactcCGGGACTCAGGACGGAGCGAGAGGTAGAcgcagcctgcagcagaTGCCCTGCTCCGAAGCCGAGGTCTACGAGATCCTCGCCGAGCTGCTCAACGTCGACGTCTTGTGCTGCCGCTAcatgcggcggcagcaggctcGCCGCACcgcgcgggagagggcggcggaggccggcggcgaggctggggaagagcggcgacgcggcggcgcgggcgacgcagcggagtctgcgcccgccgccgcgccgtctctcctgGATCTCACGCTCGACTTCTGCAATCTGGAGCGCGActccgagagcggcgagatCCAGtacgccgcgcgccctctctcccgcgtctcctccttctcttcttcttcttctggttcgctcgctgccgctagcctggcggcaggcgcgcaggccgcgcaggcggcgcgcgtcgtcgcaggcggccgcggtgaGACTGCGTGGCCTGATGAAGCGGtttcgcggctgctgcagcggctccagcgcggcggcgcgacgcgtgtggcggccgcggcgtcgctccccgcgtcctccgcgactGCGGGGGACGGCGGTTCGTCACCGCAaacgccttcggcgccgccgggggcCGTGACGCGGTCTGAGGCGCTTCCCCTCCCTGCGGGGctccggcagcgcgcggtggccgctgcgctgctgggGGTTGTTCGGCGAAGCGTCATGCgcacggcgcgcgcgcagaaagTTCTGGCTATatgcgccttcctcgaccTCGCGCAAAATCTCGAG GTCCAAGACGCCTTTGTCGAgcttctcttcgcggcgccgccgctgcgggacgcgccgcccgcgaaggcCTACCTGGTTAGTCTGCTCAAGTGCCTctacgcaggcgcggagctgcgccagctgccgctgtctGACAGCTTCGCCGAGGCCGTTTTCAA GCACGTGAGCGCATACAGCAGGAGTGACGAGCTCGACGATCGGCCTTTCGTCTCGTACGAGACTCTCGAcacccgccgccccccccagGTCTTCACTTTCCGCACGCTG CTGTATCGCAACGAGCTCGGCCTGCGCACCTGGACTGCaggcttcttcctcgtggAGTACCTCGCGACCTACGGACACCAgttccgctgcgtctcctgcctctgcgccgacACGCTCTCCACTGCCTCGtccccctgcgccgctggcgcgccgccctgctgctgctcggcCGCGCCCCACGCAGAGTGCTGCTGCGGGCGtggagactcgcgcgccaggcaggcggaggcggcgcgggaggccggcacggccgcgtgcgcccagcgccgcgcccgcgacgtcTCAGGCACCTGGGCGGGGCGCCTGTTGGCGAAGCTCGAGGccgcccagccgcgcgcctggcgccgcggaggccctgctgcgggcgcgcaggccgccgacgccccGAGGGCGCTCggggagggcgcggcagaggctggaggcgccgcggcagaggctggaggcgccgcggcagaggctggaggcgcgcgcgtctccgtcgcggcgtcttcctggCCCGCGGCGAAGTGCTGCGAGGCATTTGCGCCGCTCGGCGTGTTGGAGCTCGGCTCCGGCCTCGGCGTCACGGCTTCTGCCCTCTGTGCGTTGCCTCCCCCCGCGGAgtcctgcgcgcgcccttgcgcatcgcctgcggctgcggctgcggctgcgggctgcgccgccggcgcgcggctcgcggcgagctgtGTCTACGTCTCCTCGGACTACTTGCCAAGCATTCTCGCGACGTGCGCAGAAAATCTCGCGCGGAATGGCGTCTCCATCGCCTCGGCGTTTGCCCGCGGGGGCAGTGCCGGCCTGCCAGAggccgagaaggcgcgcgagccgcgtgaGGAcggtgcgggcgcgccgaccgcaggagacggcgcggcgacagggaCCAGCGAAGCACATCGCGAAGGGAAGgtcgcggctgaggcgcccAACGCGCCGGTTGTTTTTCTGGAAACGTTCGACttcagcgacgcgcagagacgcgcaggagccCTGCTGACTAAGACCCAAGACGCCATGtacagagaaggcgagagacgaaAGCGAATCTTCCTCCGCCATTCATGCGCATCCTCTGAAGCcacgcttcctccgcgggtCTCTTCTGCTACCTCTCCTGccgacgctgcgcgcctcgacgaGGGTGAGAGCGGggcggccttcgcttctctgccgcagggcgcggcctcgtcctgcggcgccgccggcgcaggcgcgtctccttcgtctcccccGAGGCCTGTCGGTCGCGGCGTGGCGCGGGCCTCGAGTCTCGGCTGCTCGCGTCCGGCCTCGGGGGTCCTGCTGATCGTCGGCGCAGATCTCATCTATGACCGCGGCTTGAACAGTCTCCTCGCGAACGCGCTttcgcttctgcttcgcgcgccgctcccccctcgcgcggcaagcggcagcgccgtctcgccgcaggcgctgggcgAGCTGAAGAGGGTCTGCATTCTTTGCTCGGCTgtccgcgacgacgcgacgcgcgcgcactTCCTCCAGGAGCTAGAGCGCCACGCGCTCGCCCATTTCGAGGTGTGGAAGGCGAACCGCCGCGTCCAAATCGGGGCTCGAAACTTTTAG